The following proteins are co-located in the Vigna unguiculata cultivar IT97K-499-35 chromosome 9, ASM411807v1, whole genome shotgun sequence genome:
- the LOC114164051 gene encoding ribonuclease J-like isoform X1, which produces MAALTSLSLSLRLSLRRKPTATTSASLSSLPGSTHGSTTKAPRRRTRRIEGPRKSMEDSVQRKMEQFYEGSDGPPLRVLPIGGLGEIGMNCMLVGNHDRYILIDAGVMFPDYDELGVQKIIPDTTFIRKWSHKIEALVITHGHEDHIGALPWVIPALDSNTPIFSSSFTKELINKRLKEHGIFVPSRLKVFKMRKKFVAGPFEIEPIRVTHSIPDCCGLVLRCSDGTILHTGDWKIDETPLDGNVFDREALEELSKEGVTLMMSDSTNVLSPGRTISESVVADALLRHISASNGRVITTQFASNLHRLGSVKAAADLTGRKLVFVGMSLRTYLDAAWKDGKAPIDPSTLVKAEDIDAYAPKDLLIVTTGSQAEPRAALNLASYGSSHAFKLTKEDLVLYSAKVIPGNESRVMKMLNRISEIGSTIVMGKNEGLHTSGHAYRGELEEVLRIVKPQHFLPIHGELLFLKEHELLGKSTGIRHTAVIKNGEMLGVTHLRNRKVLSNGFISLGKENLQLKYSDGDRAFGTSNELFIDERLRIALDGIIVSSMEIFRPKVLGSLASNTLKGKIRITTRCLWLDKGKLMDALYKSAHAALSSCPVNSPLAHIERTVSEVLRKMVRKYSGKRPEVIAIAIENPASTITDEINAKLSGKTHAGLGISTAKRAVDRHEKGNQPTSLQITDDSIDNASGAEGYLSEEDNTASGAEGDLSESEDSDEFWKPFVTPLPVKKPLGADNAYDAQKEHESNLKKDDSKIIDEAKSEEISTSEPKSSKSVKRNKWKTDEVKKLIGMREELRDRFQVVRGRMALWEEISQKLLADGISRSPGQCKSLWTSLVLKYEGIKNEKDSKKSWPYIEDMERIMSDKEAPATK; this is translated from the exons ATGGCTGCTCTcacctctctctccctctctctccgtCTCTCTCTCCGCCGCAAACCAACCGCAACAACCTCCGCTTCACTTTCTTCACTCCCAG GGAGCACCCATGGGTCTACAACCAAAGCGCCTCGCAGAAGAACTAGGCGAATCGAAGGCCCTAGAAAAAGCATGGAGGACTCGGTTCAACGCAAGATGGAGCAGTTTTACGAAGGCTCCGATGGGCCTCCGCTTCGCGTTCTTCCCATTGGTGGTTTGGGGGAGATTGGGATGAACTGCATGCTCGTCGGCAACCACGACCGCTATATCCTCATCGACGCCGGTGTCATGTTTCCAGA CTATGACGAGCTTGGAGTTCAGAAGATTATACCTGACACCACGTTTATAAGAAAGTGGAGCCACAAAATTGAGGCGCTTGTCATAACACACGGTCATGAAGATCATATTGGTGCGTTGCCTTGG GTCATCCCGGCATTGGATTCCAATACACCAATTTTTTCATCTTCCTTTACAAAGGAG CTTATAAACAAACGTTTGAAGGAACATGGTATTTTTGTTCCATCTAGACTCAAAGTATTTAAAATGAGGAAAAAGTTTGTGGCTGGGCCATTTGAAATAGAGCCTATCAGGGTGACCCATTCGATTCCTGATTGTTGTGGATTAGTTCTTCGCTGTTCTGATGGTACTATTCTTCACACTGGGGACTGGAAG ATTGATGAGACACCATTAGATGGGAATGTTTTTGATCGTGAAGCTTTAGAGGAACTCTCTAAAGAGGGAGTAACATTG ATGATGAGTGATTCAACAAATGTACTCTCACCTGGTAGGACAATTAGTGAATCAGTTGTGGCAGATGCATTGTTGCGACATATTTCAGCTTCTAATGGAAGGGTCATCACCACCCAATTTGCATCCAATTTACATCGGCTTGGAAGTGTGAAAGCTGCTGCTGATTTAACTGGCAGAAAGTTG GTATTTGTTGGCATGTCCTTAAGGACATATTTAGATGCAGCTTGGAAGGATGGAAAGGCTCCAATTGATCCATCCACTCTG GTGAAAGCAGAGGATATTGATGCTTATGCTCCAAAGGATCTGCTAATTGTAACAACAGGTTCTCAA GCAGAACCTCGTGCTGCTTTGAACCTTGCATCGTATGGAAGTAGTCATGCTTTCAAACTAACCAAGGAAGATCTTGTTTTGTATTCAGCTAAG GTTATCCCTGGTAACGAGTCTCGTGTGATGAAAATGCTAAACCGTATATCGGAAATTGGATCAACTATAGTTATGGGAAAAAATGAAGGTCTGCACACATCTGGTCATGCATATCGTGGAGAattg GAAGAAGTACTTAGAATAGTGAAGCCACAACATTTTCTTCCCATACATGGAGAACTTTTGTTCCTGAAGGAACATGAATTACTGGGAAAATCAACTGGCATTCGGCACACTGCT GTCATTAAGAATGGAGAGATGCTTGGTGTTACACATTTGAGAAATAGAAAAGTCCTTTCTAATGGTTTCATTTCTCTTGGAAAAGAGAATTTACAG TTGAAATATAGTGATGGAGATAGAGCATTTGGCACATCAAATGAACTTTTCATTGATGAAAGATTGAGAATCGCATTAGATGGCATCATTGTTTCTAG CATGGAAATATTTCGCCCCAAAGTTTTAGGTAGTTTGGCTTCAAATACCTTAAAAGGGAAGATAAGGATTACCACAAGATGCTTATGGCTCGACAAAGGAAAGTTGATGGATGCACTCTATAAATCAGCCCATGCTGCTCTTTCAAGCTGCCCTGTAAATAGTCCTCTGGCTCACATAGAAAGAACTGTGTCTGAGGTATTGAGAAAGATGGTGAGGAAGTATAGTGGTAAACGGCCTGAAGTTATTGCCATTGCTATAGAAAATCCTGCATCCACTATTACAGATGAGATAAACGCAAAATTGTCTGGCAAAACCCATGCGGGTCTTGGAATATCAACAGCAAAAAGAGCAGTGGATAGACACGAGAAAGGAAATCAGCCCACCTCACTGCAAATTACAG ATGATAGTATTGATAATGCAAGTGGTGCTGAGGGTTATTTATCTGAGGAAGACAACACTGCAAGCGGAGCTGAGGGTGATTTATCCGAATCAGAGGATTCAGATGAGTTTTGGAAACCATTCGTTACACCATTACCTGTCAAGAAGCCTTTGGGTGCTGACAATGCTTATGATGCACAAAAGGAGCATGAGTCCAATCTGAAGAAAGATGATTCTAAGATCATTGATGAAGCAAAGTCTGAAGAAATATCTACTTCTGAACCCAAGTCTTCAAAATCAGTAAAGAGAAATAAATGGAAAACTGATGAAGTTAAGAAGCTGATTGGTATGCGTGAGGAACTACGTGACAGATTTCAAGTTGTGAGGGGAAGGATGGCCCTCTGGGAAGAGATATCTCAAAAATTGTTGGCTGATGGGATCAGCAGAAGTCCTGGACAGTGCAAATCTTTGTGGACATCTTTGGTACTTAAATATGAG GGGATCAAGAATGAGAAGGATAGCAAGAAAAGTTGGCCATATATAGAGGACATGGAAAGGATAATGTCTGATAAAGAAGCTCCTGCAACAAAATGA
- the LOC114164051 gene encoding ribonuclease J-like isoform X2 has protein sequence MKIILVIPALDSNTPIFSSSFTKELINKRLKEHGIFVPSRLKVFKMRKKFVAGPFEIEPIRVTHSIPDCCGLVLRCSDGTILHTGDWKIDETPLDGNVFDREALEELSKEGVTLMMSDSTNVLSPGRTISESVVADALLRHISASNGRVITTQFASNLHRLGSVKAAADLTGRKLVFVGMSLRTYLDAAWKDGKAPIDPSTLVKAEDIDAYAPKDLLIVTTGSQAEPRAALNLASYGSSHAFKLTKEDLVLYSAKVIPGNESRVMKMLNRISEIGSTIVMGKNEGLHTSGHAYRGELEEVLRIVKPQHFLPIHGELLFLKEHELLGKSTGIRHTAVIKNGEMLGVTHLRNRKVLSNGFISLGKENLQLKYSDGDRAFGTSNELFIDERLRIALDGIIVSSMEIFRPKVLGSLASNTLKGKIRITTRCLWLDKGKLMDALYKSAHAALSSCPVNSPLAHIERTVSEVLRKMVRKYSGKRPEVIAIAIENPASTITDEINAKLSGKTHAGLGISTAKRAVDRHEKGNQPTSLQITDDSIDNASGAEGYLSEEDNTASGAEGDLSESEDSDEFWKPFVTPLPVKKPLGADNAYDAQKEHESNLKKDDSKIIDEAKSEEISTSEPKSSKSVKRNKWKTDEVKKLIGMREELRDRFQVVRGRMALWEEISQKLLADGISRSPGQCKSLWTSLVLKYEGIKNEKDSKKSWPYIEDMERIMSDKEAPATK, from the exons ATGAAGATCATATTG GTCATCCCGGCATTGGATTCCAATACACCAATTTTTTCATCTTCCTTTACAAAGGAG CTTATAAACAAACGTTTGAAGGAACATGGTATTTTTGTTCCATCTAGACTCAAAGTATTTAAAATGAGGAAAAAGTTTGTGGCTGGGCCATTTGAAATAGAGCCTATCAGGGTGACCCATTCGATTCCTGATTGTTGTGGATTAGTTCTTCGCTGTTCTGATGGTACTATTCTTCACACTGGGGACTGGAAG ATTGATGAGACACCATTAGATGGGAATGTTTTTGATCGTGAAGCTTTAGAGGAACTCTCTAAAGAGGGAGTAACATTG ATGATGAGTGATTCAACAAATGTACTCTCACCTGGTAGGACAATTAGTGAATCAGTTGTGGCAGATGCATTGTTGCGACATATTTCAGCTTCTAATGGAAGGGTCATCACCACCCAATTTGCATCCAATTTACATCGGCTTGGAAGTGTGAAAGCTGCTGCTGATTTAACTGGCAGAAAGTTG GTATTTGTTGGCATGTCCTTAAGGACATATTTAGATGCAGCTTGGAAGGATGGAAAGGCTCCAATTGATCCATCCACTCTG GTGAAAGCAGAGGATATTGATGCTTATGCTCCAAAGGATCTGCTAATTGTAACAACAGGTTCTCAA GCAGAACCTCGTGCTGCTTTGAACCTTGCATCGTATGGAAGTAGTCATGCTTTCAAACTAACCAAGGAAGATCTTGTTTTGTATTCAGCTAAG GTTATCCCTGGTAACGAGTCTCGTGTGATGAAAATGCTAAACCGTATATCGGAAATTGGATCAACTATAGTTATGGGAAAAAATGAAGGTCTGCACACATCTGGTCATGCATATCGTGGAGAattg GAAGAAGTACTTAGAATAGTGAAGCCACAACATTTTCTTCCCATACATGGAGAACTTTTGTTCCTGAAGGAACATGAATTACTGGGAAAATCAACTGGCATTCGGCACACTGCT GTCATTAAGAATGGAGAGATGCTTGGTGTTACACATTTGAGAAATAGAAAAGTCCTTTCTAATGGTTTCATTTCTCTTGGAAAAGAGAATTTACAG TTGAAATATAGTGATGGAGATAGAGCATTTGGCACATCAAATGAACTTTTCATTGATGAAAGATTGAGAATCGCATTAGATGGCATCATTGTTTCTAG CATGGAAATATTTCGCCCCAAAGTTTTAGGTAGTTTGGCTTCAAATACCTTAAAAGGGAAGATAAGGATTACCACAAGATGCTTATGGCTCGACAAAGGAAAGTTGATGGATGCACTCTATAAATCAGCCCATGCTGCTCTTTCAAGCTGCCCTGTAAATAGTCCTCTGGCTCACATAGAAAGAACTGTGTCTGAGGTATTGAGAAAGATGGTGAGGAAGTATAGTGGTAAACGGCCTGAAGTTATTGCCATTGCTATAGAAAATCCTGCATCCACTATTACAGATGAGATAAACGCAAAATTGTCTGGCAAAACCCATGCGGGTCTTGGAATATCAACAGCAAAAAGAGCAGTGGATAGACACGAGAAAGGAAATCAGCCCACCTCACTGCAAATTACAG ATGATAGTATTGATAATGCAAGTGGTGCTGAGGGTTATTTATCTGAGGAAGACAACACTGCAAGCGGAGCTGAGGGTGATTTATCCGAATCAGAGGATTCAGATGAGTTTTGGAAACCATTCGTTACACCATTACCTGTCAAGAAGCCTTTGGGTGCTGACAATGCTTATGATGCACAAAAGGAGCATGAGTCCAATCTGAAGAAAGATGATTCTAAGATCATTGATGAAGCAAAGTCTGAAGAAATATCTACTTCTGAACCCAAGTCTTCAAAATCAGTAAAGAGAAATAAATGGAAAACTGATGAAGTTAAGAAGCTGATTGGTATGCGTGAGGAACTACGTGACAGATTTCAAGTTGTGAGGGGAAGGATGGCCCTCTGGGAAGAGATATCTCAAAAATTGTTGGCTGATGGGATCAGCAGAAGTCCTGGACAGTGCAAATCTTTGTGGACATCTTTGGTACTTAAATATGAG GGGATCAAGAATGAGAAGGATAGCAAGAAAAGTTGGCCATATATAGAGGACATGGAAAGGATAATGTCTGATAAAGAAGCTCCTGCAACAAAATGA